Within the Glycine soja cultivar W05 chromosome 3, ASM419377v2, whole genome shotgun sequence genome, the region AGTAGAACCATCGATTCTATTACCAATTGTTGTGTATTTGATGAGGGTTAAACATCAGGGAAATTTTCACCAATGGACCATGATCAACCACATAAGTGAACTTGACACTAcactttaacccaaaacatTAAGACTCATGTTTATGTGTCTTtccctcacttatatggtgcttaACTTTCTCATTCCTACTCGATGTCaaacttcacctcacacttataCTCCAACAGTCTCCCCCTTAAGTGTGAGTATCTTCCACATAGTAGTCTCCCCCTTGAGCGAAAGCTATTTTTAATTCACGAGTATCCAATGGTAGAGTCCTTAGAGCTTAACTGTGACTTTCTGAATCACCTAGTCATTGACGCCAACATGCGCGCTCTAGTACCTTGCACTACCATGCTCTCGTTGTTTCACAGCCACAAGACACACCGCCCTAGCCCTCCATTCATGGACTCACCCGCAAGAAGACTTTCGATACAAGAAGTCCCCATGCCCATGGATCTACCACCACCATCTTACTCGTCTGAGCCATTCACCAAATTGAatctggctctgataccaattgttgtgaaatcGAGAGGGCTAAACACCGGTAAAATATTCACCAATTGATCATGAGCAACCAAGTGAACATAATATCACACTTTAATCCAAAATTTTAAGACTTAGGTTTATGAATGTTTTTCTCACTTATATCGTACTCAATTTTCTCATTTAAATTCAATGTAGGACTTTATCTCACACTTGTACTCTAATACATATCACAATTCACAAGAATTGTACTGCATTGATAATTTTGGATAATTCTTCAAGAACCATAACTCAATTATTTTAGAATTCCTCAAATTGTATTGTCAAATTTTAGGTTAGTTAATTTcgtatatcattttttttaaaaaaaaatatcttaaaaaattattaggaaaatgattacaaataaaattttatgaaattattcataaacatgaatgttgtattttttttcctcaaaaatACCAAAGACTATTTTATTTGGGCAATGTGTGTTTCCAATCAAAACTTATATATTAAAGATCTTGGAAATTAACCGAACCAAGTAAAAAACGATCTCACCAGAATTATCCAATGAGCCAGTGCCAAGAATCTTGAAACACCGAGAGCGAATACATAATACCCTGTAAATGTTTCAATCATCTAGAAACATCGGAGAAACATAGGAGAATTACAACATGCATATCCTCAAAAAGTAATTAACAATAACAGCTAGATCAATTAATGCCTAAAGAACCAACCTTTGCATTCTGCAGAAAACGAAGTTGAGGGAGAACAGAAACAGCTTCTAAATATAAACTGAATGCGAAAACAATTCGACTGAAATTCCAGTGAGGTGAATAAGGGTGGATTATTATGGCAAGGATTGCAGAAGGCACCACCTAGCACACAATTAGAAGATGTTATTGCTACATTTATATTCGTCTATGCACATCTATGTTTTAGGTCcaccaaaaaaaagtatttacaattgatttttataaaataaaaaatatcatatatatattgataaaaatgtcacatatattaataaaaagtcCAACATATAActcttatttttaaagtattttttaaaaaaattttgttttaggaTCTCTAACCTTTGGACCGGTCAGCATAGACCGAAAATATTATGgcaaaatcaacacaaaatgcTAAAGAAGTGATCATTATCCTTTTGGGTTATTTGGAGATAAAACAACAATCATAACAAGATATATATAATGATCAAATATTTCataaagcatatatatatatatatatatataatgacgaAATATTTCACAAGATATACATAATAATGACCAAATATTTGACaagatatatataatgataaaatatttcataaaaagaGGAACAAATATGTTGTGTGTATGACTCATATTTTGGGCGGTAGATGCTTAAACGGAGTGAATCTTGTTGAGTAGAAACAATTGCTCTGCTTTTAAGGATATATACACAGTTGCCGAACCTATATTAGATGTAAACTCCAAATTTGAGATTGGACTATTATAAAACTAATTGTGCAAACTATAGTCTCTCCCtactttattttatgtttgaatgTGTTTATaatggtgtgtgtgtgtttcatgCATGCTTTACGATTTGTTGATCTAGTAGTTTAATTGTCATAAGCTAGCTAGTCTTACATAAGTTCGCTCACAGCTGCATGACTTTAAGGGATAATTGATCATCCGTCCTTCTCGAGTCTTAGGGTCTGTTTGGGTGCAAGTTTCTCTAGAAGTACttctagaagaagaaaataagaagaaaaagatgaaatgaGATTCTCCATTAGCTAAAATGAGTTTTCCATTAGCTAATTTGTAGAGGTCTTCTCATCTTTTAGAGAAGCTATATTGGTGAGCTTCTAAAAATTAACTCATGGAGAacttatttttgcttatgaaaaagctcatctcatcttttttcttcttattttcttcttttagaagTGCTTCTAAAGAAGCTTACCCAAACAGGCCCTTATTTTGCCAACATTTTAATTTcgatctaaaataaataaaactttgaatttccatttttatgtaattaaatgaAGCATATTCAAATTGGTCATACCATATTTCACTGAATGCAAGCAAGCAAGGCTTCAAATTATGCTCTAAATTAACTTAACAGAGTGAACAATTAAGTATAATTAAGTATATTTACCACAAAGTATAGTCGCATATTATCAAGCTCTTTGATATAGGATGACTTTAACTTGAATCTTATCATCCATATGATCAATAATGTTGATAAAAGAGATATCAGATCTAGATAGGTGTGCATGCTAGCCACTGCGAAGTTGCTACAACATATTCTTCCTGCTAGGAATAAAGCTGTGAGCTCTTGGGTTATAAGTGATAAACCTGAAAATGGAGTAAGaaacttgttattttttatagaatttatttgaattaaaaaagttaaaacatatcaatgcatgaaaaacagaaTACATGAGTTAATTGAATATAATGTTGGAATTGTTGTAAATTTCTTGTTATGTGTCTTGGATTccttcatataaaataaaacagaacacacacatATCTATTAGTTTGGTTTGTTTTGTTCAAAACAACATTCCTATCTCGGGTGCATCTTGGGATAACAACaatattatctattatttttcaatagttATCAGTCCTAATACTTCAAAattcaccagcttttcatctcaCGGTACATTTTAATTAGTAGCTTCAATATTACCAATGCAACGTATTTTCATGTATCCATAATAaaacaaagggaaaaaaatatgtttttagtgcATATGATTTCAGTCAAATGTGATTAAGATTTCTATACTTTCATGCTAAAAAATTAGGTCTCACTTTAAAAACTACGTGAATGTAGTTTTTTCCTAACTTCAAAACCATGATAATTCTTAGACAGAAGATATAAAATCCACATGTTCTTTTAAGGTTTAAAAACCAAATTCGTcaatagaaaaatatagaaattttgatcatGTTGATTGAAAatacagaaattaaaaatacattttcccTAAACAAATAAACCCTTAAGGAGAAATCAAAACTGAGTTCAGATATGCtggtcaaataaataaaaacaatcataCAGGGCACATAACTTCCTAATTATCGATGAAGGAAGACTATTCTTCATATATCACTATATACATACCAAAATGAAGTGGGTAGGATGTGttaggagaaaaataaaaggaaaatagaataattgataaattagtATGATAAATGATGCGATAAAAATGagacaaatgaaaaaatataggtgatagaaaagatgaaaaagaatCTGAAtgaatgattataatttttcatatcatTATACCTTCATACTTTAGAATACAAACACATTCACTACCACAAACAAATCCTGAAAATTAGAGTAAACTAAGAAAAACATACCCAGCCAGTCCCTTCTCCAATTTAAATTAAGAAGGCCACATTTTTCATATTAAGTCCAAagattgaaaaattgaaatgatagtATACGATTTCTTGCTAACAAATAACAATAGCAATGAACCACTAAgacaatttataaattaattatatacccATCAATGAGGAAAATGAAATTTACCAGAGCAGGTCTTTAGGGCGAAAAGCTTGTATACGAGGGCAATTGTCCCAGCAGCATGGGCTACTTCAGAGGCTATGAAGAAATAGTAGTGCCTTTTGACGATTAACTTTAAGGCCACCAAAGCACATAAAGCAAACAATACCCCCAAAAGGATCTTCACTTTCATTGACAATTTCCTCAACCTCTCAAACAAAACATTCAATGGGGAATTACCTATCTTTGATCCCATTTGTGTATAggaaaaattcactaatcaaaaTATGGGTATGCtctattaatttgttttgtgcacacaatttttttagagtGATTTAGATCATAGAGGGATTAATAGTATATAGTGGAGCCGTTTTGGGGAGACACCAAGAGAGCATGCAATGGACGGTGTGGTGTTATGTGGAAAATAGATTTATTGCGTTGAATTGGGACAATGGCACTGAGGCAGTTAAGGAAAGGTCCAAAGTGTCAAAAGATGACAATATTGGTGCTGTTTTAGcagaaaatttattattttccatttttaaaaCAAAGGAAAATATTCTCATTCAGATGTTTGaatgtttaattctttttttttttttgactgaATTTTTGAATGTTTAATAATCAGTTgactatttttttgtattatactttacagtatttttttatggtaactcgaatatttattattttaatattgagAATTCTTTGTATTTCCTTATtgagtatttttaaatttatagaatataaaaaacaagtgaaaaatattttataatgtgAGATACGATTTACTCAATCAAATTACAATTCATATGTTTTCCTCAATCAAATTGAGTGATATACGAttgagcaaaaaaaataaattaaaaacaagtaataagtaaactttatttttaatgaataacgAGAATAGGAAATGACAGAGGTAAAAAAAAacgaattaaagaaataaaaataaattgtatgtgatttaaaaaatatatttaataaaataacaactaaGGAGATGATCTTAAtctcaataataaataaaatcgtCTATTCCAATAatgaatttcaaatattattatctaaaaaattcattatatagctaataatttaataaaaatattgatattcaAGGAAAGATATGAGATACCATTAGAATTCTTTTAAAGGGTAATGTGAGATGGAGTTGGAAATACttgtttaatttataagaaaacatAACGCTTTTTCTGGTAAGAAATTTTTATAacatcaaattattatttctttagtATATTAGaaactttttctctctctatcttCATGTTTGGCATTAGCTCCCTCGTTATAACTTTACTCTTTCTCTCtccattaataaatatttttttattaatagaaactGATGTGAGATACTAGTATTAATTTTCtaacatttaatatatattttgcctgaaaaaattaatttaatatatatttaataaatgtatataatattaattaaatttaattataatacatcactttttatttaaattaaataaaaataattgtataaaaaatatcttcttttgtattttatttattattatatattctaccACTCTTTTTTGGTTCCTTTTTCTGAGCTACATCTTACATCTTAGTACCCATTTGAGTGGATTTTGAATTATATGATCATGGAAATCTCTCTGCATCTCTAGGACGGATTTAGGAAGGATACAGGGGTCTTCCTCCCTCCCTAAGGCTTCTTAATAGTATTATGTGtaacattcaattttttaatgtctgattaaataattttaattaatttgtaagaataattaaattaaatttaagtgtcataattatttaattataaggtGATGGgtttgtgatatatatatatatatatatatatatatatatatatatatatatatatatatatgctcaaATCATGTTTTTATGTGTGATTAGTTAGTTTTTAGAGTGTTTAAGTCTAGGTGACTAAGTGTTGAGTAATGGGAAAAGGGTGGTGAGTTTAGTGGAGTTTGGGGGGTGTGAAGAGAATAAAGTGAAAAACTTATAAACTCTTCACAAAATTTTTGTAAATCTAAAACCCAAATCAAAATATCATTCTCTTGGGAGCTAGAGTTTTGGTTCTCCTTGTGCAAAATGAAGCTCTTTTCTCCTCTCCTTGTTGTTCTTTTGGTTGCTCCTAGTGTGGTAAGGACCTTTCTTCGTCCTCCCTttgttctattttcattttctcatgGATCATCCATGGGAGCTcatgaaaatattgatttttggggttttgATTTCATTTGCAATTGTTTTTGGGTTTGGGGTGATGTTGCTGAGATGGACTTGTTGTTGGACTGGAGGAAAACTTCTCCCATGGACATAAAGTTCATCATTTTCTAATCCTTCTTTACAAATCTCTCTTTTTGGTTCTATAGAGGTAAGAGGAGCTTAAATCCTTGGTTTGTGATGTGTTTGATGTTAAATGTTGATATCTAGCGTTGGATGTTATAAACTATATAtgtgtttttgaaattattgaaGCATTGGGTGTCATTTTAGAAAGTTGTAGACCTCGGGGCTTAAGCATGAGTATTTTGGGGCTTAAGTGTGGGACTTAAGCACAAGTATTTGGGGACTTAAGTGCAAGGCTTAAGCACGAGTATTCTAGGGATTAAGTTCAGTTGTTGTTGTGAGTAGGAGCATAAGTTGTGGGTGCTAAGAATGCCCTCAACCTAGTACTAGAGGTTTTTGGTTGTGGCTAACGGTGAAAAAGTCTATAGAATGGATGGGTAGATGAATCCATAAATAGGTTAAGGTCATTGCAAGCCTTAACGGAGGTAAGTCACTAACCATGCTCATCCATTTTCGATAAAACCACACTTCCTCTGTAGGGTTAATTTAAGTCTCCCGGAATGGTAAAGTTGTGAATATGTTAAGGGATGGACTTGGGGTTAATCGCTAAAAAGGTGAAATCTCCATGGAGTCAAGTTTGTCGTTGGTGTCGATGATTGATGGACTAGTGATAATGATGTTTGATGGATAAGTCatggtgatgatgattgatTAACTGATGATGATCATGGTGATGATGATTGGTTGACTAATCATGATGAGGGTATATGATGATTGAACCTTGATATgatgattattataatatactttGTTATGTGGATTGTAAGATTTATGCTTTATGTATGATTCCTAcgtgttatattttatatgtgatGATAGTAGGACATGGTTTAATGATTTAAGTTTTATCTCAttttatgtatttgtttttgGTAAGCTTATCCTTCTATTGTTGTATGTGTGGTTCGTACCCATGATGATCATGTATATGATGTACATGGGGAGCAAATGACTAGGAGGTGGTCTCGTGTCTTCGGAGACTTTATGGATATGCATACTAAAATACAAAGTGTGTTTATGAAGTTTTCCTTTAGTATCTTGTATAGTGTTGATTAATTCAGAGTCCATGAAGTTTAACTTTATAGAGTTGTATAtgtttgatcgaggccgtacccaaatcaaataaacattaaaaatgcagtatctaggatgtgatcctaggttgtctctgtcgcaacctatccttcggcgggagggcgacacgagactcacgggtgcgtcttccaagaaaggaaaatgtgcggagtcgccaccaacgtttattcaaggaaaacgtcggaaaaaccagaaaggtgtggtctacgaactttaagggtgaaaggttcgggagttgtatttacgcacggggaaagtgttagcaccccatgcgtccgtcacaagggatgacaacctttaatcaagtgtgcaaatatgacttcaatttgttttattttcccttttacgttttttatgtctttttatgccttttgtattttttttatctttttgtggtcgacaagggtgtttcctttgctcctacgtattcctcaattgtggtaaggaaatcaaacctacgtagttcttcgttggttaagttgtttttatccttttttgcaagatgtattgtgaccaaacaaaaagtcgtttgaggcgttggaccatttgaatgaccttttgattcttttgaaggtagagaaacattaaggcattggaccattaatgatctcttggtttttgaaagtagtgacaaagttacatgttgactcTAGGCTTTCGAAAGTCCacgttaaccaataaaagcaaagaggaccgtttaaggcgttgcaCCTTAAAACGGCTTTTAGGTGATTTTtacggacaaaacttgatttatgggttgattttagccttagtttcactttggttattagttaattcaattaagaaaaatcccaaaaacgtccgattgattttttttgattattttattcaaagatattttgattattttattattattttgcctcttttggttttaaacgtggttacagcgtgaaagatcggttggactttattttaacatagattaaacaatattacaactcaaatgatcggtggaaattcattttattacttgattaggtgagaaaacaacttaaataaatggttaaaacaCACCAAAAGGGGGGTATGGAAAACAAACGAAATGAACATAAAGCACgggaaacaagtggggaccactaagggcacatagaatgaattgaaaggttcgatttcgggaacttaccggttgaagactgaagaacgacgaagaacgaatgaagaacgatgaagaacggtgaagaatcttcacAAAATCGATCACGAAAACGTcttggaagcgttacggaagcacttcggcttggattttcttcacggaaacaatttttctcactaatttcaagagaatcctaaataccagaagggctgaacgaaATTACTCtaccctctttcccctatttataggggaaaagagggaggtggttgccgcccagctcgcccaagcgggctgggttgcttccaccagaaggcatcGCCGGTGCCTTTTGTTGGAACACCCTGGatggcccaagtgggcttggttgctatttgcacacccctttttactaaatacaccccttttgctttttttgctgattccttttttcgtaacgttacggaactttgcagattacgtaacgacacttattttctttccctaATGtcgcgaaaccttacggattgtgcaataATCCCTTTTTTGACCTctggaatgttgcggaactttacggattgcgcgacAATGCTCCCTTTCGACTTCCGGCATGCCGtggaacttcacgaattacctaacaatgggtgttaagtacctcaaaGCGGTCAAGCAAAAGTTGCAAgctatcaaacaatggtccccagacgaaattagggtatgacagttgcccctctttacttatcttttattggagataaaagcgaagtaaagataagacactaatttcgttcgagcagaacatcattcggccggtcaatatccccaccagcggaacctgtcattcagaaagaaaaagGCATCAGAAGCATCAACAAACTTCAGCGTCTTGAAAGCGACAAAGTTGGACAACCACGACACTTCCCTACGCCATTGCACTCGATCGTCCCTACTCAATAGAGAAGAATCTCGCACGTCGTTGGGATTGAATGTTTCCGAACAATGAGAGTAAAACCtgcaaattttttgaaaataatcagaactgaatgaccaacatcatcctgataccgtcAAATTCGTTCCCCTcgattgacgaaaggtgcggatgaccataaggtatctccgcctgccacctgactcgtTGTCcctggatggcaaaaggtgcagaagacgatgttagtctcttcgcgtcaatgggctcgtttgcccctggttgacgaaaggtgcgggtaaccataaggtaatcCCGCATGTCACCTTACTTCACGGGTCatgacgacaaaaggtgcagaagacgatgttagtctttgCGCGCTATTGTGCTTTGAGTTTGATGGATAgcgaaagaatgtttatacggataaccacttaggtattttcgcctgccccctaacttcatggGTTAGTATTGACATAAATTGTCTGTGctgagaaattacttgtgtatctccgcatgtcacttgacttcagggtcagtatgacagaaattgcctgtgcggagaaattacttgtgtatctccgcacgtcacctgactttAGGGTTAGTATGACAGACATTGTGGAAGACGACATAAATCTTCACGTGTCAACAGGCTCGTTggtcgcgattgacaaagggtgcagaagaggACGTTAGTCTCTGAatgctatcgtgctttgagtcttacagatagagaaagagtgtttatacagataaccacctgggtatctccgcctgccccctaagttcacgggttagtattggCAGAAATTGTCAGtgcggagaaattacttgtgtatcttcgcacgtcacctgacttcagggtcagtatgacaaaaattgtctgtgcggagaaattacttgtgtatctccgcacgtcaACTGAgttcagggtcagtatgacagacaTTGTCTATGcagagaaattacttgtgtatctccgcacatcacctgacttcagggtcagtatgacagacagcgtggaagacgacgtaaatctccgcgtgtcaacgagcTCGTTGGccacgattgacaaagggtgcagaagatga harbors:
- the LOC114406335 gene encoding ER lumen protein-retaining receptor-like, with the protein product MGSKIGNSPLNVLFERLRKLSMKVKILLGVLFALCALVALKLIVKRHYYFFIASEVAHAAGTIALVYKLFALKTCSGLSLITQELTALFLAGRICCSNFAVASMHTYLDLISLLSTLLIIWMIRFKLKSSYIKELDNMRLYFVVVPSAILAIIIHPYSPHWNFSRIVFAFSLYLEAVSVLPQLRFLQNAKMIETFTGYYVFALGVSRFLALAHWIILIYETRGGFLFLAGSGYFWFLAAFIAEIVQSFILADFCYYYIKSFMQGQLLRKMPV